A stretch of Aerococcus urinaehominis DNA encodes these proteins:
- a CDS encoding YggT family protein: MTSLVYLINRLITIYIYILIIDAILSWFPNARQSAFGRFISRLADPYIEIFDAFIPSIGGLSFNVIIGIFVLQLVQRGLIYLL; encoded by the coding sequence ATGACTAGTCTTGTCTATCTTATTAATCGTTTGATTACGATTTATATCTATATTTTAATTATCGATGCCATCCTTTCTTGGTTTCCTAATGCCAGGCAGTCTGCCTTTGGCCGCTTTATCAGTCGTCTAGCAGACCCTTATATTGAGATATTTGATGCCTTTATTCCAAGTATTGGGGGCCTCAGTTTCAATGTAATTATCGGTATTTTTGTTTTACAATTGGTACAACGCGGATTGATATACTTACTATAA